The genomic stretch GCTCTCCGTTGGTATTAACGGCGTCTTCCGGACCGGTAGCTACAATAACCTCCAGTGGTTATCCTCAGATTTGTAGCGGAGAATCACTCACGTTGAAAGCGCCATCCACAGCCGGTTTTTCTTATCAATGGAAAAAGAACAATGCCAATATTGCAGGTGCCACCGATTCCGTTTATGGTGCGACAGCTAATGGTTCATATTCGGTAGTCGTTACAAATGCATGTGCGTCGGCAACCTCATCCGCTATTGCTCTTACAGTTAAATCGAAGCCGGCGGCGGTGATTACTCCTTCAGGTCCGCTCTCGTTTTGTTCCGGCGATAGTGTAACCTTGCAGGCCAATACCGGATCGGGATATACTTATTACTGGAAGAAGGGAGCGAATAAAATCGCAAATGCGATAAGTTCATTCTACGCTGCAAAGACGGCCGGCACCTATAAAGTAGGTGTCACCAGTAAGTTTGGTTGTTTAAAGGAATCCTCAGGAGTTATTGTGACTGTGCCTTGTCGGGGAGATGGAACCTTACAAGAAAGCTTTAGTCTGAATGATGTATTGATTTATCCAAATCCTTCATTCGGTAATTTTACCATTGATTTTACCGGAGCTCCTATAGGAGATGTTCGCGTGGAATGTACGGATATGCAAGGTCGTTATATAACAGTAGCTGTAGATAAAATTTCTACGGATCGATATTCTATCAGTGGATTGGCTGCTGGAGTGTATTTGGTGACCTTTGTTTCACAGGATCAAACAACAACAAAGCGAATCATAAAACTTTGATGATTGCTGAAAAGTAAAAACAGCTTATTGAAAAGTATCCGGCACTTTGTGGCTTTAGGGTGACATGTACTTATTGGATGACCTTGTAAATTTCAAAGTCTCCGATACTTTTTTGTAGTGTTATCCCTGACGGTGGCTGAGTTGGATCGATGATTTCTCCCTTTCGGATATACAACCATTTCCCTCCTCGCTTGAGTGCTTCTTTATAGGCTGTTGCTCCATTGTTTTCTTTCTCAAAGAATTCTTTGCTGTTTCCAAAGGAAAACCCCTTCTTGTGTAGGAAGTACAGCCAGATGCAACCTGAATTATCCGGTCCGGTGATGACGAGATCTTCAGAAGGAACTTCTTTTATGAGTAGCTGCAATTGCTTTTGGTCTGCAAATTGTGCCGGTATACCTAAATCTGCTTTCATCCAACGTGCGGGCATAATACGAATGGATGCCAGTGCCGGTTGAATCATGAGAAGTGCCCATGCAATCAAATGGTATTTACGTTCAAGGCAAAAGCGGATGCCTTTAAGAATGATGAACGTCGTAATTAATAATGCCGGGAGAAGATAGTATTGATGAACACGCATTTGTTCCAGCATCATAAAATACCAGACCAGGAAGGCAAGACCTGCCACAAAAAAAGGAGAAGCATAGAATCGTCTTAAAGATGTTGCACGAAGGAGTAATACGCTTCCAAGCATGAAAAAAATGAAATTGGAGTAGTTTAGCAAGAGTTCCGGAAAATCACTGATTACATTTCTCTTTATGGTAGCGTAAATTATTTCAGGATCCGTGATGGGCCGAATGTTAATGACATAGTCATGTAATCCGGATAATTCAATTAGCCGGTTCGCATAAATATACCATCCGCAAATTAGGGTGGTGGATAAAATTCCGGGCAATAACCAATGTTTCAAGATGGAGGTAGAAGAAGTCAGCTGATTTCTACTTTTTATAAAAAGACTCACAGCCATGAATATACCAAAGAGTCCATATTGTATTTTAACAAGACCTGCAAGTGTGATGAATAAAAATGCAAGAAGAAGTGAAACATGCTGCGGTCTGTTGATCCATTTATAAGTAAAATAGAGTGCAGCAAAAGCAGCAGAAAATGCAAGTATATCCGGTAAAGCGTTTATGCCATGGTAAAATAACTCGGGCGACCAGCAGATGACCCATGCGGCTACGGCGCCAAAGAAAGCGTTTCCGGTTAATAAGCGAAAGAATCCGGCTGCGGCAAGGAGGCCCGCTGTGGTCAGGAGCAATGAAAATAATCGATGGACATAATAATGTTCTCCTGTGATGAAATATATTTTTGAAAGGAGCCATTCATAGGCAGGAAATTGCATGCCGGTCACCCCGTCTGTATCGAATCTCCTGTCAACACGGGGCTTTAGTATGTCATCATCTTCTTCATGAAAATTTCGGGCTACTGCCAGCGTATTGCATTGCCTCCATACATGAATACTGCACGGCGGAAGGTGAATGAAGGGAAGATGTAAAATAATATTTAATGCCAGAGTGATGACCAGAAAGACACGAGGTTTTTCCTGAAGATAATGTATCACTCGTTTAACAGGTTAGTGTTGAACAA from Bacteroidota bacterium encodes the following:
- a CDS encoding glycosyltransferase family 39 protein, yielding MIHYLQEKPRVFLVITLALNIILHLPFIHLPPCSIHVWRQCNTLAVARNFHEEDDDILKPRVDRRFDTDGVTGMQFPAYEWLLSKIYFITGEHYYVHRLFSLLLTTAGLLAAAGFFRLLTGNAFFGAVAAWVICWSPELFYHGINALPDILAFSAAFAALYFTYKWINRPQHVSLLLAFLFITLAGLVKIQYGLFGIFMAVSLFIKSRNQLTSSTSILKHWLLPGILSTTLICGWYIYANRLIELSGLHDYVINIRPITDPEIIYATIKRNVISDFPELLLNYSNFIFFMLGSVLLLRATSLRRFYASPFFVAGLAFLVWYFMMLEQMRVHQYYLLPALLITTFIILKGIRFCLERKYHLIAWALLMIQPALASIRIMPARWMKADLGIPAQFADQKQLQLLIKEVPSEDLVITGPDNSGCIWLYFLHKKGFSFGNSKEFFEKENNGATAYKEALKRGGKWLYIRKGEIIDPTQPPSGITLQKSIGDFEIYKVIQ